GCAAAGTTGTTTAAGCCGTGATATCACAATAATTAGAGGTAGTGTAGGCAAGGATCATGTGCATCTATTGATCTCCTGCCCACCTAGTTTGTCACCTTCAAAAATCATTCAATATCTTAAAGGACGGTCATCGCGGTTACTGCAACAAGAATTCGAACATTTACGAAAGAAATATTGGGGCCAACACCTCTGGGCAAGAGGATATTTTTGTGCAACAGTAG
This genomic interval from Desulfoscipio sp. XC116 contains the following:
- the tnpA gene encoding IS200/IS605 family transposase → MAEYRKGSHTVYNIEYHMVWVTKYRYQVLRGEVALRTRELIRQSCLSRDITIIRGSVGKDHVHLLISCPPSLSPSKIIQYLKGRSSRLLQQEFEHLRKKYWGQHLWARGYFCATVGAITEDIVKEYVENQQTDGPEEAFKVDD